The Actinomycetota bacterium genome has a segment encoding these proteins:
- the ffh gene encoding signal recognition particle protein, which produces MFDTLTERLDGTFKKLRSRGKLHPKQVDNALADMRTALLEADVAVEVADDFLERVRARALSEEVMKSLTPGQQVVKVVNEELTVTLGGEHRPFELGGARPAVIMMAGVQGSGKTTGCAKLARHLKGKGKRPLLIAADLERPAAVEQLRLLGREIGVPVWSEGKDPVKVAKQGLKEADRQDADVVIIDTAGRLHVDPEMMRQARRIKDVTKPQHVLMAADAMTGQDAVVQAREFMREVDTTGFVLTKLDGDARGGAALSITAVTGRPVYFVGTGEKPDDLEAFYPDRMAGRILGMGDVLTLIDKAQEKLDTAEAQKAAENMLKGQFTFEDFLDQLRQVQKLGSMGDLLKMLPGVPGGKNAMKEMASAIDEGELNRAEAMILSMTPAERREPGIISGSRRLRIANGSGVTTADVNSLLKDFESARKMMRTMMGGKRIPGMMKMPSAKLPKR; this is translated from the coding sequence ATGTTCGACACGCTGACCGAACGGCTCGACGGCACGTTCAAGAAGCTACGGTCGCGAGGCAAGCTCCACCCGAAGCAGGTCGATAACGCTCTGGCCGACATGCGCACGGCCCTGCTCGAGGCAGACGTCGCCGTCGAGGTGGCCGACGACTTCCTCGAGCGGGTGCGAGCGCGCGCGCTCTCCGAAGAGGTGATGAAGAGCCTCACGCCGGGTCAGCAGGTGGTGAAGGTGGTGAACGAGGAGCTCACCGTCACCCTCGGCGGTGAGCACCGCCCGTTCGAGCTCGGCGGTGCCCGGCCGGCCGTGATCATGATGGCCGGCGTGCAGGGCTCCGGGAAGACGACCGGCTGCGCGAAGCTCGCGAGGCACCTCAAAGGCAAGGGCAAGCGCCCCTTGCTGATCGCGGCCGACCTCGAACGGCCCGCGGCCGTCGAGCAGCTGCGTCTGCTCGGGCGCGAGATCGGTGTGCCGGTCTGGTCCGAGGGCAAGGATCCCGTGAAGGTGGCGAAGCAGGGTCTGAAGGAGGCCGATCGCCAGGACGCCGACGTCGTGATCATCGACACCGCGGGCCGGCTGCACGTCGACCCCGAGATGATGCGACAGGCACGCAGGATCAAGGACGTCACGAAGCCGCAGCACGTGCTGATGGCTGCCGACGCGATGACCGGCCAGGACGCCGTCGTGCAAGCGCGGGAGTTCATGCGGGAGGTCGACACCACCGGCTTCGTGCTCACGAAGCTCGACGGCGACGCGCGCGGCGGCGCCGCGCTGTCGATCACCGCCGTCACCGGCCGCCCCGTGTACTTCGTCGGCACGGGTGAGAAACCCGACGACCTGGAGGCCTTCTACCCCGACCGCATGGCGGGCCGCATCCTCGGCATGGGTGACGTGCTGACCCTGATCGACAAGGCGCAGGAGAAGCTCGACACGGCCGAGGCGCAGAAGGCGGCCGAGAACATGTTGAAGGGACAGTTCACGTTCGAGGACTTCCTCGACCAGCTGCGGCAGGTGCAGAAGCTCGGCTCGATGGGCGACCTGCTGAAGATGCTGCCGGGGGTGCCGGGCGGCAAGAACGCGATGAAGGAGATGGCCAGCGCGATCGACGAGGGCGAGCTGAATCGCGCCGAGGCGATGATCCTGTCGATGACGCCGGCCGAGCGCCGCGAACCCGGTATCATCTCCGGGTCGCGCCGCCTGCGGATCGCGAACGGATCCGGGGTCACGACCGCCGACGTCAACTCGCTGCTCAAGGATTTCGAGAGCGCGAGGAAGATGATGCGCACGATGATGGGCGGCAAGCGCATCCCCGGCATGATGAAGATGCCTTCGGCGAAGCTGCCGAAGCGATAG
- a CDS encoding HAMP domain-containing sensor histidine kinase — protein sequence MPESDLRDVSLVAVTSHEMRSPLAAIRGFVDMLQRRRDELTEDEIDEFLQVIAAQTDRLIRLADDLVTMESLVDASLAVHPEPIVLVPALEQLVREIPGGERVELRVSTETPPTIETDALRLGQVLTNLLTNALKYSEEASLVAVEVDPVAGDEIGIAVIDHGIGIEALERERVFEPFYRTAEGARSAEGSGLGLAIARRLVDALDGEVAAEPTPGGGTTFRVTLPVRAAGR from the coding sequence ATGCCGGAGTCCGATCTGCGTGACGTGAGTCTGGTCGCGGTGACCAGCCACGAGATGCGAAGTCCGCTCGCCGCGATCCGCGGGTTCGTGGACATGCTGCAACGCAGACGTGACGAGCTGACCGAGGATGAGATCGATGAGTTCCTGCAGGTGATCGCCGCCCAGACCGACCGGCTGATCCGCCTGGCCGACGACCTCGTCACGATGGAGAGCCTCGTCGACGCGTCGCTCGCCGTGCACCCAGAGCCGATCGTGCTCGTGCCCGCCCTCGAGCAGCTCGTCAGGGAGATCCCAGGCGGCGAACGCGTCGAGCTGCGCGTCTCCACCGAGACGCCGCCGACGATCGAGACCGACGCCTTGCGGCTCGGGCAGGTGCTCACGAACCTGCTCACCAACGCCCTGAAGTACTCCGAAGAGGCCTCGCTGGTCGCCGTGGAGGTCGATCCCGTCGCGGGCGATGAGATCGGCATCGCCGTGATCGATCACGGCATCGGCATCGAGGCCCTCGAGCGCGAGCGTGTGTTCGAGCCTTTCTACCGCACGGCCGAAGGCGCTCGTTCCGCGGAGGGTTCAGGCCTCGGACTCGCGATCGCGAGACGCCTCGTCGATGCCCTCGACGGCGAGGTCGCCGCCGAGCCGACGCCCGGCGGGGGTACTACGTTCCGGGTCACGCTTCCGGTGCGTGCGGCGGGGCGCTGA
- a CDS encoding response regulator encodes MTDVRILIVEDHPTMREAMRLVLEGEGFSIEEAADGQRALEMVRADPPDLMFLDMNIPGSSGAEVLSAVRADPVTAGVRVIIVTADGEEGRERAMALGADEYFTKPFSPITLLRTVERVLSAPPHAPEA; translated from the coding sequence TTGACCGATGTCCGCATCCTCATCGTGGAGGACCACCCCACGATGCGTGAGGCGATGCGCCTCGTGCTCGAGGGCGAGGGTTTCTCGATCGAGGAGGCGGCCGACGGTCAGCGCGCGCTCGAGATGGTGCGCGCCGACCCGCCCGATCTGATGTTCCTGGACATGAACATCCCGGGGTCGAGCGGTGCCGAGGTCCTGTCCGCGGTCCGTGCCGATCCGGTCACCGCGGGGGTGCGCGTGATCATCGTGACGGCCGACGGCGAGGAGGGGCGCGAACGCGCGATGGCGCTGGGCGCCGACGAGTACTTCACGAAGCCGTTCAGCCCCATCACCTTGCTGCGGACGGTCGAACGAGTGCTCAGCGCCCCGCCGCACGCACCGGAAGCGTGA
- the rimM gene encoding ribosome maturation factor RimM (Essential for efficient processing of 16S rRNA), with the protein MHEPTVAVGHVTKAHGIRGEVAVEVRSDNPERFVDGATLFTEDGRSLTIERAQPHGARMLVKFSGIDDRSAGESLRGHVLVVPESWLPELPEGEYWPFQLEGCLVVTESGRELGSVSGVIPNPANDLWVAIGADGQETLVPAIRDVIVSVDVTTRRIVVRDVPGLTAPEE; encoded by the coding sequence GTGCACGAGCCGACCGTCGCCGTCGGTCACGTCACGAAGGCCCACGGCATCCGGGGCGAGGTGGCGGTCGAGGTGCGCTCTGACAACCCCGAGCGGTTCGTCGACGGTGCGACGCTGTTCACCGAGGACGGTCGCTCGCTGACGATCGAGCGTGCGCAGCCGCACGGCGCACGGATGCTCGTGAAGTTCTCGGGCATCGACGACCGTTCCGCCGGGGAATCGCTGCGCGGTCACGTGCTCGTGGTGCCGGAGTCGTGGCTCCCGGAACTGCCCGAGGGGGAGTACTGGCCGTTCCAGCTCGAGGGATGCCTCGTCGTGACCGAGTCTGGGCGCGAGCTCGGCTCGGTGTCTGGCGTGATCCCCAACCCCGCGAACGACCTCTGGGTCGCGATCGGCGCGGACGGGCAGGAGACCTTGGTGCCGGCGATCCGCGACGTGATCGTATCGGTCGACGTCACCACGAGACGCATCGTGGTGCGTGACGTGCCTGGCCTCACCGCTCCCGAAGAGTGA
- the trmD gene encoding tRNA (guanosine(37)-N1)-methyltransferase TrmD, whose protein sequence is MRIDVITIFPELVRAPLGQSLLGKAIEAGVLDVFVHDLRDWTDDPHHTVDDAPFGGGPGMVMKPDVWFRAVEALDPDRGRALLLSPAGRRLEQGFVRELAAESHLTLLCGRYEGVDERVVEGLPAEEVSIGDYVLSGGELPALVVIEAVTRLVPGVIGRRESYEQDSFADPGRLDHPHYTRPREFRGMSVPDVLVGGDHGEIERWRREAAEAKTRRNRPDLAGGRGS, encoded by the coding sequence GTGCGGATCGACGTCATCACGATCTTCCCCGAGCTGGTGCGCGCCCCCCTCGGCCAGAGCTTGCTCGGCAAGGCGATCGAGGCGGGGGTGCTCGACGTGTTCGTGCACGACCTGCGCGACTGGACCGACGACCCGCATCACACCGTCGACGACGCGCCGTTCGGCGGCGGGCCCGGCATGGTGATGAAGCCGGACGTCTGGTTCCGAGCCGTCGAGGCGCTCGATCCCGACCGCGGCCGCGCGCTGCTGCTCTCGCCCGCCGGACGCCGGCTCGAGCAGGGCTTCGTGAGGGAGCTGGCGGCCGAGTCGCACCTCACGTTGCTGTGCGGACGGTACGAGGGAGTGGACGAGCGTGTCGTCGAGGGCCTGCCGGCGGAAGAGGTCTCGATCGGGGACTACGTGCTCTCGGGCGGCGAGCTGCCGGCGCTCGTCGTGATCGAGGCGGTCACGCGACTCGTGCCCGGGGTGATCGGCCGGCGGGAGTCGTACGAGCAGGACTCGTTCGCGGATCCGGGCAGGCTCGATCACCCGCACTACACCCGCCCCAGGGAATTCCGCGGCATGTCGGTGCCCGATGTCCTGGTCGGGGGGGACCACGGCGAGATCGAGCGGTGGCGGCGAGAGGCGGCCGAGGCCAAGACCCGTCGGAACCGGCCCGACCTGGCCGGCGGTCGCGGTTCCTGA
- the rpsP gene encoding 30S ribosomal protein S16, translating to MATRIRLRRMGANKRPFYRVVVADQRSPRDGRFIENIGKYHPLEDPSLIEIDADRALHWLRVGAQPSDQVRNLMVKVGIWDTFVAERPSAAGQVKVRESKPDEPRLSKKAAAKAAAAAEEAAVPPSAVEATPAEVEAPAEAAAEAEAGDVSTEAEASAEE from the coding sequence ATGGCGACACGCATCCGACTGCGGCGCATGGGGGCGAACAAGCGCCCGTTCTACCGCGTCGTGGTGGCCGATCAGCGCTCCCCGCGCGACGGCCGCTTCATCGAGAACATCGGCAAGTACCATCCGCTCGAGGACCCGAGCCTGATCGAGATCGACGCCGACCGCGCCCTGCACTGGCTGCGGGTCGGCGCCCAGCCGAGCGACCAGGTCCGCAACCTCATGGTGAAGGTGGGCATCTGGGACACGTTCGTCGCCGAGCGTCCGAGCGCGGCCGGCCAGGTCAAGGTGCGCGAGTCGAAGCCCGACGAGCCCAGGCTCTCGAAGAAGGCGGCGGCCAAGGCCGCCGCCGCGGCAGAGGAGGCAGCGGTCCCGCCTTCGGCAGTCGAGGCAACGCCCGCCGAGGTCGAGGCGCCGGCAGAGGCGGCCGCCGAGGCCGAGGCCGGGGACGTGTCCACCGAGGCCGAAGCTTCCGCAGAGGAGTGA
- a CDS encoding KH domain-containing protein: MRDLVDFLVRELVDDPDAVEVTESEDERGPRYTVRVAPDDMGKVIGKGGRTAKAIRAVVRAAATRQGTSAYVDIAD, from the coding sequence GTGCGGGACCTCGTCGACTTCCTGGTGCGGGAACTCGTCGATGACCCCGATGCCGTCGAGGTGACCGAGTCCGAGGACGAACGCGGCCCGCGTTACACGGTGCGCGTGGCGCCCGACGACATGGGCAAGGTCATCGGCAAAGGCGGTCGCACCGCGAAGGCGATCCGCGCGGTCGTCCGCGCGGCCGCGACGCGTCAGGGCACGAGCGCCTACGTCGATATCGCCGACTGA
- the lepB gene encoding signal peptidase I encodes MADGPTGVAEPTASPSEAQRRSRWRELPVLVGAAVLLAIAIKLIVVQAFSIPSASMVPTLIGGDRILVCRICLRFDDVDRGDVIVFEGPDAATPDRGLVGGALHWLGETLGVANPPHEDFVKRVAGLPGDTVEIDRSGALYVNGRPVEEPYLNRPVPRQDFPPTTVPDGMLFVLGDNRGNSGDSRCDPPGCTGLVPEDRVIGVAFLRVWPPARIGVVR; translated from the coding sequence GTGGCCGATGGGCCCACCGGCGTCGCCGAGCCCACCGCCTCACCATCCGAAGCGCAGCGACGCAGCCGCTGGCGTGAGCTTCCCGTGCTCGTGGGCGCCGCGGTGCTGCTCGCGATCGCGATCAAGCTCATCGTCGTGCAGGCGTTCTCGATCCCGTCGGCGTCGATGGTGCCGACGCTGATCGGAGGAGATCGGATCCTGGTCTGCCGCATCTGTCTGCGTTTCGACGACGTCGATCGCGGCGACGTGATCGTCTTCGAGGGTCCCGACGCAGCGACCCCCGATCGCGGGCTCGTCGGCGGAGCCCTGCACTGGCTCGGCGAGACCCTCGGCGTGGCGAACCCCCCGCACGAGGATTTCGTGAAGCGGGTGGCGGGTCTTCCCGGCGACACGGTCGAGATCGACCGCTCCGGCGCCCTCTACGTGAACGGTCGGCCGGTGGAGGAGCCGTATCTGAACCGACCGGTTCCCAGGCAGGATTTCCCACCCACGACGGTGCCCGATGGCATGCTATTCGTCCTCGGCGACAATCGGGGCAATTCGGGTGACTCGCGATGCGACCCGCCTGGATGCACCGGCCTCGTGCCGGAGGACCGGGTGATCGGGGTGGCGTTCCTGCGGGTCTGGCCCCCGGCCAGGATCGGAGTCGTGCGGTGA